The following proteins come from a genomic window of Thiothrix winogradskyi:
- the rimI gene encoding ribosomal protein S18-alanine N-acetyltransferase, which produces MSSPIESDFLPLRPMTLNDLDVVMALELRAYPFPWTRAIFSDCLKHGYSGWLYEQDGQLHGYAMLMFVLDEMHLLNICIAPEHQGQGLGSRLLKTLEHIGRTAHAETCFLEVRQSNFAAIRLYLNLGFNEIGLRKGYYQTEFGREDGMVMAKTLF; this is translated from the coding sequence ATGTCCAGCCCAATTGAGTCGGATTTTTTGCCGCTACGCCCGATGACCTTGAACGATTTGGATGTGGTTATGGCGCTGGAGTTGCGGGCGTATCCCTTCCCGTGGACACGCGCTATTTTCAGCGATTGCTTAAAACACGGCTACTCCGGCTGGTTATATGAGCAAGATGGGCAGTTACACGGTTATGCCATGCTGATGTTTGTGTTGGATGAAATGCATTTGCTGAATATTTGCATTGCGCCTGAGCATCAAGGTCAAGGCTTGGGCAGCCGTCTCTTGAAAACGTTGGAACACATTGGGCGGACAGCCCATGCGGAAACCTGTTTTTTGGAAGTGCGCCAGTCAAATTTTGCAGCAATTCGCTTGTATTTAAACCTGGGTTTTAACGAGATCGGGTTACGTAAAGGCTATTACCAAACTGAGTTTGGGCGTGAAGATGGCATGGTCATGGCAAAAACGCTATTCTAA
- a CDS encoding 2-isopropylmalate synthase, whose product MSKDRLIIFDTTLRDGEQSPGASMTQEEKIRIALMLEKMRVDVIEGGFPIASVGDFESVRAIARLVKDSTVCGLARALEKDIDRAAEAIKPANSGRIHTFIATSPIHMQNKLRMTPDQVVEQAVFAVKRARNYTDDVEFSCEDAGRSEFDFLCRVIEAAINAGARTINIPDTVGYQIPSVFGDMVGRLITHIPNADKAVFSVHCHNDLGLAVGNSLAAVMQGARQVECTINGLGERAGNASLEEVVMAIRVRPDVFPVETRIDTTHIVPTSRLVSSVTGFPVQPNKAIVGANAFAHESGIHQDGVLKHRETYEIMRAQDVGWSDNKIVLGKHSGRNAFKTRLQELNIELKSEEELNIAFSRFKDLADRKHDIFDEDIMVLMMDARSAQEDLAYELISLNVCSTTGEAPNASVTLKAHGKEQTATAIGGGPVDAVYKAIESIVGETATLALYSVNNITSGTDAQGEVTVRLDKGGRIIHGHGADTDIVIASAKAYVDAWNKLASQALREHPQHHQGV is encoded by the coding sequence ATGTCTAAAGACCGTTTGATTATTTTTGATACCACCTTGCGTGACGGCGAACAAAGCCCCGGCGCATCCATGACGCAAGAAGAGAAAATCCGCATTGCCCTGATGCTGGAAAAAATGCGCGTGGATGTGATCGAAGGTGGTTTTCCGATTGCCAGCGTTGGCGATTTCGAGTCGGTCAGGGCGATTGCCCGTCTCGTCAAAGACAGCACCGTGTGCGGTCTAGCGCGTGCGTTGGAAAAGGACATCGACCGTGCGGCTGAAGCGATTAAACCCGCGAATTCCGGGCGTATTCACACCTTTATTGCCACCTCCCCAATCCACATGCAAAACAAGCTGCGCATGACACCCGATCAGGTGGTTGAGCAGGCGGTATTTGCGGTGAAACGTGCGCGGAATTACACCGATGACGTGGAATTTTCGTGTGAAGATGCAGGGCGTTCTGAGTTCGATTTCCTGTGTCGCGTGATTGAAGCTGCGATTAATGCGGGGGCACGTACCATCAATATTCCCGACACGGTGGGCTATCAGATTCCCTCGGTGTTTGGCGATATGGTCGGGCGTTTGATTACGCATATTCCGAACGCTGACAAGGCGGTTTTCTCGGTGCATTGCCACAATGACCTCGGTTTGGCGGTGGGTAATTCCTTGGCAGCAGTGATGCAAGGCGCACGTCAGGTGGAGTGTACGATCAACGGTTTGGGTGAACGTGCCGGTAACGCTTCTTTGGAGGAAGTGGTGATGGCGATTCGGGTACGCCCCGACGTATTCCCCGTTGAAACCCGCATTGATACCACGCATATCGTGCCAACCTCACGCTTGGTTTCCAGCGTCACCGGCTTCCCGGTACAGCCCAACAAAGCCATTGTGGGCGCGAATGCGTTTGCACACGAATCCGGCATTCACCAAGACGGTGTATTAAAGCACCGCGAAACTTACGAAATCATGCGAGCACAAGACGTGGGTTGGTCAGACAATAAAATCGTGTTGGGCAAGCATTCCGGGCGCAATGCGTTCAAAACCCGCTTGCAGGAACTCAATATCGAGCTGAAGTCTGAAGAAGAACTCAATATCGCTTTCTCGCGCTTCAAAGACTTGGCTGACCGCAAACACGACATCTTCGACGAAGACATCATGGTGTTGATGATGGATGCGCGTTCTGCGCAAGAAGATCTGGCGTATGAACTGATTTCGCTGAATGTCTGCTCCACGACCGGCGAAGCACCAAACGCCAGTGTTACCCTAAAAGCTCACGGCAAAGAACAGACTGCCACGGCTATCGGTGGTGGTCCGGTCGATGCGGTCTACAAAGCTATCGAAAGCATTGTCGGGGAAACCGCGACACTGGCGCTGTATTCCGTCAACAACATTACCAGCGGCACAGATGCGCAAGGCGAAGTGACCGTGCGACTGGATAAAGGCGGGCGTATTATCCACGGTCACGGCGCGGATACTGACATCGTAATCGCTTCCGCCAAAGCCTATGTGGATGCTTGGAACAAACTCGCCAGCCAAGCGCTGCGCGAACACCCCCAGCACCATCAGGGAGTGTAA
- a CDS encoding uracil-DNA glycosylase → MDLQVRNRYMHAMGIPVWMPKEMRGFAVEDSPHPNLPPQGGKEQEVAPTTNFALLSPSSLPSPLAGEGLGMGGASDFSTLSWQDLRTAVESCTRCAISKTRTQTVFGAGNQQAAWMVIGEAPGAEEDRQGEPFVGKAGQLLNNMLLAIGMPRETVYIANVLKCRPPNNRDPQADEAANCRGYLERQIALVNPALILVVGRIAAQNLLQTTAPLARLRGQEHRAPVSGTPVVVTYHPAYLLRQPSDKRKAWQDLLFAHEVFTRHVQPN, encoded by the coding sequence GTGGATTTGCAGGTACGCAATCGCTACATGCACGCAATGGGGATTCCGGTGTGGATGCCGAAAGAGATGCGCGGCTTCGCCGTCGAAGATTCCCCCCATCCTAACCTTCCCCCGCAGGGGGGGAAGGAACAAGAGGTGGCACCTACTACTAACTTCGCACTTCTTTCTCCTTCTTCGCTCCCTTCACCCCTTGCGGGGGAAGGGCTGGGGATGGGGGGGGCTTCCGACTTCTCCACCCTCTCATGGCAAGACCTCCGCACTGCCGTCGAATCTTGCACCCGTTGCGCCATCAGCAAAACCCGCACCCAAACGGTGTTTGGCGCGGGTAATCAACAAGCTGCGTGGATGGTCATCGGCGAAGCCCCCGGTGCGGAAGAAGACCGTCAAGGTGAACCGTTTGTGGGCAAAGCCGGTCAATTGCTCAACAATATGTTGCTGGCGATTGGAATGCCGCGTGAAACCGTCTATATCGCCAATGTGCTTAAATGCCGCCCGCCGAATAACCGCGACCCACAAGCCGACGAAGCTGCCAATTGTCGAGGCTATTTGGAACGTCAAATTGCGCTAGTGAACCCCGCGTTAATTCTGGTGGTCGGGCGTATTGCTGCGCAAAACCTGTTACAAACCACCGCACCTTTGGCGCGTTTGCGTGGGCAAGAACACCGAGCGCCGGTTAGCGGCACACCAGTCGTGGTGACGTATCACCCAGCGTATTTATTGCGCCAACCCTCTGACAAGCGTAAAGCCTGGCAGGATTTACTGTTTGCCCACGAGGTTTTTACCCGTCATGTCCAGCCCAATTGA